The Halosimplex litoreum genome has a window encoding:
- a CDS encoding GNAT family N-acetyltransferase, protein MEIELATVAQAERVTDLWVDLAEEQTQHDSHVLAERNRGSVADELARHAVTDRLVVATEAGDVVGFVMFTLDRGSYEMDLTQGVVENLYVVPERRGEGIGSELLATAEGRLDELGADTVTLEAMADNLAARRFYRRHGYDTHRVKLEKPLETDTHSKEGR, encoded by the coding sequence ATGGAGATCGAACTCGCCACGGTGGCCCAGGCCGAGCGCGTCACCGACCTGTGGGTCGACCTCGCCGAGGAGCAGACCCAGCACGACTCGCACGTCCTCGCCGAGCGCAACAGGGGGTCGGTCGCCGACGAGCTGGCTCGCCACGCCGTCACCGACCGCCTCGTCGTCGCCACCGAGGCCGGCGACGTCGTCGGGTTCGTGATGTTCACGCTCGACCGCGGCAGCTACGAGATGGACCTGACCCAGGGCGTCGTCGAGAACCTCTACGTCGTCCCCGAACGGCGTGGGGAGGGGATCGGCAGCGAGCTGCTCGCGACCGCAGAGGGGCGACTGGACGAACTGGGTGCGGACACGGTCACTCTGGAGGCGATGGCGGACAACCTCGCCGCCCGGCGGTTCTACCGTCGCCACGGTTACGACACCCACCGCGTCAAACTGGAGAAACCACTGGAAACCGATACCCACTCAAAGGAGGGCCGGTAA
- a CDS encoding ABC transporter ATP-binding protein, giving the protein MSDDAPAAEAAETTEPSAAAEPDHAVAAADVDGPESTTPDGAERDGLDPADASLVVDGLAKRFGGIDAVDGVSFAVERGTLTGLIGPNGAGKSTTFDLITGVHDPDGGRVTFEGREITGARTAAIADEGLVRTFQIARELEEMTVLENLMLAPRGQSGENLVDAVTPGLRGRVREEERELRERVWDTLELFEIDHLAEEYAGNLSGGQRKLLELARALMVDPSMMLLDEPFAGVNPTLEEKLLDRVHQLREEGLTFLLVEHDMDLIMEHCERVVVMHQGQVLAEGPPAEIRSNERVIDAYLGEDL; this is encoded by the coding sequence ATGAGTGACGACGCGCCGGCCGCCGAAGCGGCCGAGACGACCGAACCGTCCGCCGCGGCCGAACCGGACCACGCCGTGGCCGCCGCGGACGTCGATGGCCCCGAATCGACGACGCCCGACGGCGCCGAGCGCGACGGCCTCGACCCGGCCGACGCCTCGCTGGTCGTCGACGGCCTCGCCAAGCGCTTCGGTGGTATCGACGCCGTCGACGGGGTGAGCTTCGCCGTCGAGCGGGGGACGCTGACGGGCCTCATCGGCCCGAACGGCGCGGGTAAATCGACCACGTTCGACCTGATCACGGGGGTTCACGACCCCGACGGTGGACGGGTCACTTTCGAAGGACGGGAGATCACCGGCGCTCGGACGGCCGCGATCGCCGACGAGGGGCTCGTGCGGACGTTCCAGATCGCCCGCGAACTGGAGGAGATGACCGTGCTCGAGAACCTGATGCTCGCCCCGCGGGGCCAGTCGGGCGAGAACCTGGTCGACGCGGTCACGCCCGGCCTCCGCGGACGGGTCCGCGAGGAGGAGCGGGAACTGCGCGAGCGGGTGTGGGACACGCTGGAGCTGTTCGAGATCGACCACCTCGCCGAGGAGTACGCGGGCAACCTCAGCGGCGGTCAGCGGAAACTGCTCGAACTCGCCCGGGCGCTGATGGTCGACCCGTCGATGATGCTGTTGGACGAACCGTTCGCCGGCGTCAACCCGACGCTGGAGGAGAAGCTGCTCGACCGCGTTCACCAGCTGCGGGAGGAGGGGCTGACCTTCCTGCTGGTCGAACACGACATGGACCTCATCATGGAACACTGCGAACGCGTCGTCGTCATGCACCAGGGGCAGGTCCTCGCCGAGGGGCCGCCCGCGGAGATCAGATCGAACGAACGCGTCATCGACGCCTACCTGGGTGAGGACCTGTGA
- a CDS encoding ABC transporter substrate-binding protein, with the protein MSRKIRRRKILKGLGVAGVAGLAGCAQAGEDTPTEEDVGGDGGDGGDGGDGEDMSTASPTAEPTDGDTETEGDGGGGVESRTIRLGILMGVTGQLSDLGPPIRQAAELAADYVDEESDTFTIDYQFEDTATDPNTGISAAESLVSAGYPMIAGALSSTVTIQTANNVAVPNGVVECSPASTSPAITDLEDNGYLYRTTPTDALQSQVMTQIGRERLEASTTSTLALNNDYGQGLADAYVSAWEEAGGTVQQEVSFEPGASSYTSQLSSALQDQPDLLMIVGYPDSGVRIFRDFYNDYSQDFCDIIVPDGLQSGSLPGNVGNSMRNVWGTAPTSTGPGRDTFDSLYQEAYDSNPAESPFTGQSFDAVAVLALANAAAGENSGEAIRDQMSAVANEGGETVTPENLAEGLEMAASGTEINYQGASSAVEFDDVGDIAAATYQFYRYQEGGFEVIENIDYSA; encoded by the coding sequence ATGTCTCGCAAGATACGGCGACGGAAGATACTGAAGGGACTCGGTGTCGCGGGCGTCGCGGGGCTGGCCGGGTGCGCGCAGGCGGGCGAGGACACGCCGACCGAAGAGGACGTCGGGGGCGATGGGGGCGACGGCGGTGACGGGGGCGACGGTGAGGACATGTCGACCGCGTCGCCGACCGCCGAGCCCACGGACGGTGACACGGAGACCGAGGGCGACGGCGGTGGCGGGGTCGAGTCGCGGACGATCAGGTTGGGGATCCTGATGGGCGTGACCGGGCAGCTCTCGGACCTGGGGCCGCCGATCCGACAGGCCGCGGAGTTGGCGGCCGACTACGTGGACGAGGAGAGCGACACGTTCACGATCGACTACCAGTTCGAGGACACCGCGACGGACCCCAACACGGGGATCTCCGCCGCCGAGTCGCTCGTCTCGGCGGGGTATCCGATGATCGCCGGCGCACTGTCCTCGACGGTGACCATCCAGACGGCCAACAACGTCGCGGTCCCGAACGGCGTCGTCGAGTGCTCGCCCGCCAGTACGTCGCCGGCGATCACGGACCTGGAGGACAACGGCTACCTCTACCGGACGACCCCGACCGACGCGCTCCAGTCCCAGGTGATGACCCAGATCGGCCGCGAGCGCCTGGAGGCGTCGACGACGTCGACGCTCGCGCTGAACAACGACTACGGGCAGGGGCTGGCCGACGCCTACGTCTCCGCCTGGGAGGAGGCCGGCGGGACCGTCCAGCAGGAGGTCAGCTTCGAGCCCGGAGCGTCCTCCTACACCTCTCAGCTGAGTTCCGCGCTGCAGGACCAGCCGGATCTCCTGATGATCGTCGGGTACCCCGATAGCGGCGTTCGGATCTTCCGCGATTTCTACAACGACTACTCCCAGGACTTCTGCGACATCATCGTCCCGGACGGCCTCCAAAGCGGGAGCCTCCCGGGCAACGTCGGCAACTCCATGCGCAACGTCTGGGGGACCGCCCCGACTTCGACCGGCCCGGGTCGGGACACGTTCGACTCGCTCTACCAGGAAGCGTACGACAGCAACCCCGCAGAGAGCCCGTTCACCGGCCAGTCGTTCGACGCCGTCGCCGTGCTCGCGCTCGCCAACGCCGCCGCCGGCGAGAACAGCGGCGAGGCGATCCGCGACCAGATGAGCGCCGTCGCCAACGAGGGCGGCGAGACGGTGACGCCGGAGAACCTCGCCGAAGGCCTGGAGATGGCCGCCAGTGGCACCGAGATCAACTACCAGGGCGCCTCCAGCGCCGTCGAGTTCGACGACGTGGGCGACATCGCCGCCGCCACCTACCAGTTCTACCGCTACCAGGAGGGCGGCTTCGAGGTCATCGAGAACATCGACTACTCGGCCTGA
- a CDS encoding ABC transporter ATP-binding protein, with amino-acid sequence MSDAEATSAADASSLDDPLLAVRNLDAGYGDLQILTDVDLDVGDGEYVTIVGPNGAGKSTVMKSVFGLTRVFDGTITFDGTDITDEAPESMVHHGLGYVPQNENVFAGLSVRENLEMGAYIRAEFPDEALAAVYDRFPILEEREDQRAGTLSGGQQQMLAMGRALMLDPDLLLLDEPSAGLAPDLVDDLFDRIDAINEGGTAILMVEQNAKEALRRCDRGYVLVQGENRFVDDGDALLADESVRQQFLGG; translated from the coding sequence GTGAGCGACGCCGAGGCGACCAGCGCGGCGGACGCGTCGTCGCTCGACGACCCGCTGCTCGCGGTCCGGAACCTCGACGCGGGCTACGGCGACCTGCAGATCCTGACCGACGTGGACCTGGACGTGGGCGACGGCGAGTACGTCACCATCGTCGGCCCGAACGGCGCGGGGAAGTCGACGGTCATGAAATCCGTGTTCGGGCTCACCCGCGTGTTCGACGGGACGATCACCTTCGACGGCACCGACATCACCGACGAGGCGCCGGAGTCGATGGTCCACCACGGGCTGGGGTACGTCCCCCAGAACGAGAACGTCTTCGCGGGCCTCTCGGTCCGCGAGAACCTGGAGATGGGCGCGTACATCCGCGCGGAGTTCCCCGACGAGGCGCTGGCAGCGGTCTACGACCGCTTCCCGATCCTCGAAGAGCGCGAGGACCAGCGCGCCGGCACGCTGTCGGGCGGCCAGCAGCAGATGCTCGCGATGGGCCGGGCGCTGATGCTCGACCCCGACCTACTCCTGCTCGACGAGCCCTCCGCGGGGCTGGCGCCGGATCTGGTCGACGACCTGTTCGACCGCATCGACGCCATCAACGAGGGCGGGACGGCGATCCTGATGGTCGAGCAGAACGCCAAAGAGGCGCTGCGTCGCTGTGACCGCGGCTACGTCCTCGTGCAGGGCGAGAACCGATTCGTCGACGACGGCGACGCCTTGCTGGCCGACGAGAGCGTTCGCCAGCAGTTCCTCGGCGGGTGA
- a CDS encoding CBS domain-containing protein, protein MEPDASVREVMDREFVGVSEADDLEETAELMLEAGTDSAVVLRGSDPVGVVTERDALAAFVDAGEGSPSVSEAMTDALPTVSPEMTIAEAADELSAGPTQRVLVSDGDEPLGVLTERDLLTASPFVRTADGAVMAERERAVVGVTDGVGEPNPESAGTRRTDESRFEDQSLCEACGSLSRELSPFNGQLLCPDCRDI, encoded by the coding sequence ATGGAACCAGACGCGAGCGTTCGGGAGGTGATGGACCGCGAGTTCGTCGGGGTCAGCGAGGCGGACGACCTCGAGGAGACGGCGGAGCTGATGCTCGAAGCGGGGACAGACAGCGCCGTCGTCCTGCGGGGGAGCGACCCGGTCGGCGTCGTCACCGAGCGAGACGCGCTCGCGGCGTTCGTCGACGCCGGGGAGGGCTCGCCCAGCGTCTCCGAAGCGATGACCGACGCCCTGCCGACCGTCTCGCCGGAGATGACCATCGCCGAGGCGGCCGACGAACTGTCGGCGGGGCCGACCCAGCGGGTACTCGTCTCCGACGGGGACGAGCCCCTCGGCGTGTTGACCGAGCGGGACCTGTTGACCGCCTCGCCGTTCGTCCGGACGGCCGACGGCGCCGTGATGGCCGAACGCGAGCGGGCGGTCGTCGGCGTCACCGACGGAGTGGGCGAACCGAACCCCGAGTCCGCGGGCACGCGTCGGACCGACGAGTCGCGCTTCGAGGACCAGTCGCTGTGCGAGGCCTGCGGGTCGCTCTCGCGAGAGCTCTCGCCGTTCAACGGACAGCTACTCTGTCCAGACTGTCGGGACATCTGA
- a CDS encoding branched-chain amino acid ABC transporter permease, which yields MATAERVADLRVEVAERPKTALFGLFVVGLCVDLLLKVLGVEVAVGSVKLFGGTLAASRLITLVWNGVVVGLGIGLAGIGLSMTYSILSFANFAHGDYITTGAFAGWAVAWLLAGLGSGLLDGNVLYLGTLGFGPEGPSAAELSVNALGNPLAVFAGLVVAVVATIALSLVLDRVVFRPMRDQSGIAVLIASIGVALALRYLIVFFFGPTNRGLTAGGSKLVFASVSGTLALATERSTVILAANGNVPSDAFYVELPGPDFGSYTAEILSVTSAEATLVVTSLALMVALHLALQRTKLGKAMRAMADNEDLARVSGIPTERVVRATWVIGGGLAGAAGYLMALERGTLSYNLGWVLLLLIFAAVILGGIGSIYGAMVGGLLIGLTQSVSLVWIPSSFSTAAAFAIMILVLVIRPDGLFGGVTTA from the coding sequence ATGGCGACCGCTGAGCGGGTCGCCGACCTGCGGGTAGAAGTCGCTGAACGGCCGAAGACGGCGCTGTTCGGGCTGTTCGTCGTCGGCCTCTGCGTCGACCTCCTGCTGAAGGTCCTCGGAGTCGAGGTGGCGGTCGGGTCGGTGAAACTCTTTGGAGGGACGCTGGCCGCGAGCCGGCTGATCACGCTCGTCTGGAACGGCGTCGTGGTCGGGCTGGGGATCGGGCTGGCCGGGATCGGCTTGTCGATGACCTACAGCATCCTGAGCTTCGCGAACTTCGCCCACGGCGACTACATCACGACCGGCGCGTTCGCCGGCTGGGCCGTCGCGTGGCTGCTGGCCGGGCTGGGATCGGGCCTGCTCGACGGCAACGTCCTCTACCTCGGGACGCTCGGGTTCGGTCCCGAGGGCCCGAGCGCGGCGGAGCTGTCGGTCAACGCGCTGGGCAACCCCCTGGCGGTGTTCGCCGGGCTCGTCGTCGCGGTGGTCGCGACCATCGCGCTCTCGCTGGTCCTCGACCGGGTCGTCTTCCGGCCGATGCGCGACCAGAGCGGGATCGCCGTCCTGATCGCGAGCATCGGCGTCGCGCTGGCGCTGCGATACCTGATCGTCTTCTTCTTCGGGCCGACCAACCGCGGGCTGACCGCCGGCGGGTCGAAGCTCGTCTTCGCGAGCGTGAGCGGGACGCTCGCACTGGCGACCGAGCGTTCGACGGTCATCCTCGCCGCCAACGGCAACGTCCCGAGCGACGCGTTCTACGTCGAACTCCCGGGCCCCGACTTCGGGAGCTACACCGCCGAGATCCTCTCGGTCACGAGCGCCGAGGCGACGCTCGTCGTCACGTCGCTGGCGCTGATGGTCGCGCTCCACCTCGCGCTCCAGCGGACAAAACTCGGGAAGGCGATGCGGGCGATGGCCGACAACGAGGACCTGGCGCGGGTCTCCGGCATCCCGACCGAACGCGTCGTCCGCGCGACGTGGGTCATCGGTGGCGGCCTCGCCGGCGCCGCGGGCTACCTGATGGCGCTCGAACGCGGGACGCTGTCGTACAATCTCGGCTGGGTGCTGCTCCTCCTCATCTTCGCCGCGGTCATCCTCGGCGGGATCGGCTCCATCTACGGCGCGATGGTCGGCGGCCTGCTGATCGGGCTCACCCAGTCCGTCTCGCTGGTGTGGATCCCGTCGTCGTTCTCGACCGCGGCGGCGTTCGCGATCATGATCCTCGTGCTGGTGATACGGCCGGACGGGTTGTTCGGGGGGGTGACGACCGCATGA
- a CDS encoding branched-chain amino acid ABC transporter permease: MSDSESRGATGASVIDRLLRELREGDAGLIALVMGGIYVLFTIFAILGPPQGVGGVVAALQAVTFWTALYAMLVLALNLHWGYAGLFNIGVAGFMAVGVYTFAAITAPTGGTPPGLGLPLWVGVVGGMLMAAIAGAVISLPALRLRADYLAIVTVAFSEIVRLTLLSTTFQQFTLFANVPVLPDIPLGTGAGRGINIPINPTIPVKSLFYTNPTNPASGSRTALGDAVISAFGAAGVRETVVVSLAYTVVLLVFVGLFYWLLRRIGNSPFGRVLKAIREDELVANSLGKDTRLFKVKVFMVGCALMGLGGILWETQKGYTDPTATTFMPIQTFYIFIALMIGGAGSNTGSVLGGALFASLLFQGPQRVAGIFTKYFVSGDAPTTIAGALAPIGSLDFGPLFAYTLQNVPPLRFVLLGVVLVVLMQRRPTGLLGHRKEVAASVLLSDHGSRPGSNGPRPAADGGGPAAVDRTADEPRRPPQGDDDDE, translated from the coding sequence ATGAGCGACTCGGAGAGCCGTGGCGCTACCGGTGCGAGCGTGATCGACCGCCTCCTCAGGGAACTACGGGAGGGCGACGCCGGCCTGATCGCGCTGGTGATGGGCGGCATCTACGTGCTGTTCACGATCTTCGCGATTCTCGGCCCGCCACAGGGCGTCGGCGGCGTCGTCGCCGCGCTCCAGGCGGTCACCTTCTGGACGGCGCTGTACGCGATGCTCGTCCTCGCGTTGAACCTCCACTGGGGGTACGCCGGCCTGTTCAACATCGGCGTCGCGGGCTTCATGGCCGTCGGCGTCTACACCTTCGCCGCGATCACGGCTCCGACCGGCGGAACGCCGCCGGGTCTGGGCCTCCCGCTGTGGGTCGGTGTCGTCGGCGGGATGCTGATGGCCGCGATCGCCGGCGCCGTCATCTCGCTGCCGGCGCTGCGCCTGCGGGCGGACTACCTCGCGATCGTCACCGTCGCGTTCTCCGAGATCGTCCGCCTCACCCTACTGTCGACGACGTTCCAGCAGTTCACGCTGTTCGCGAACGTTCCCGTCCTCCCCGACATCCCGCTGGGTACCGGCGCCGGTCGCGGGATCAACATCCCGATCAACCCGACGATCCCCGTCAAGTCGCTGTTCTACACGAACCCGACCAACCCCGCCAGCGGGAGTCGGACGGCGCTGGGCGACGCCGTCATCTCGGCGTTCGGCGCCGCGGGCGTCAGGGAGACCGTCGTCGTCTCGCTCGCGTACACGGTGGTCTTGCTCGTCTTCGTCGGGCTGTTCTACTGGCTGCTCCGCCGGATCGGCAACTCCCCGTTCGGTCGAGTCCTGAAGGCCATCCGCGAGGACGAACTCGTCGCCAACTCGCTGGGCAAGGACACCCGGCTGTTCAAGGTGAAGGTGTTCATGGTCGGCTGCGCGCTGATGGGTCTCGGTGGGATCCTCTGGGAGACCCAGAAGGGCTACACCGACCCGACGGCGACGACGTTCATGCCGATCCAGACGTTCTACATCTTCATCGCGCTGATGATCGGCGGCGCGGGCTCGAACACGGGGAGCGTCCTCGGCGGCGCGCTGTTCGCCAGCCTCCTCTTCCAGGGGCCCCAGCGCGTCGCCGGGATCTTCACGAAGTACTTCGTCAGCGGCGACGCGCCGACCACCATCGCGGGTGCCCTCGCGCCGATCGGGTCGCTGGATTTCGGCCCGCTGTTCGCCTACACGCTCCAGAACGTCCCGCCGCTGCGGTTCGTCCTCCTCGGCGTCGTCCTGGTCGTCCTGATGCAGCGGCGACCGACCGGCCTGCTCGGCCATCGAAAGGAGGTCGCCGCGAGCGTGCTGCTCTCCGACCACGGCAGCCGGCCTGGGTCGAACGGGCCGCGACCGGCGGCCGACGGCGGTGGACCCGCGGCCGTGGACCGGACCGCCGACGAGCCCCGTCGGCCGCCACAGGGGGACGACGACGATGAGTGA